In candidate division KSB1 bacterium, the sequence TGAATTGTGAATCAAGCAGCTGTTTTTTTGCCTCTCTCCATCTCTATCAGAGTATCAACGAGATCTACTGAACTCTCTTCCATGTCTACAATCAGCTGATCTATGCGTGAAATAAAATAGTTGTTCACAATTTGAATGAAGATGGCGACGACTAGGCCAAACATTGTAGTTAAAAGAGCAGTGGAAATACCGTCCGCCACAATTGAAGGGGAAATATCATTGGCTGCCGCAATTGCCCGGAAAGCTTCAACCATACCCCACACCGTTCCGAGGAAACCCAACATAGGAGCAACACTAATTACAGTCGCGAGCCACACTAAACCTTTTTCCAAAAATGCCATCTCAATAGAACCGGCATTCATGATTGCTTTTTCTACGTGCTCGATGCCTCGATCTACTCTCAAAAGACCTGCATGAAAAATAGAGGCGACAGGGCCGCGAGTATTTGCACAAACATCCGTTGCCTCCTGAATACCACCTTCGTTCAATGCTTTTTTTATGTTGGCGAGAAATTTACGGGTGTTAACCGAAGCACGGGATAAAGTCCACCCTCGCTCTATACTAACAGCAATCCCAAAAATCAGACAAACCAAAATCGGCCACATGAAAGTGCCTCCGTCGTTGAACAAATCCAAAAAGTTCATTACGCTGTCCCTCCCTTAAAGTTTTAAACAGTACTATTTTTTAAAATTGGTAACGAGTTGAAGAGTGTTGGTTTTTAGTCAGATATGTTGCAAAAGTATAATTATTTTTATTTTAAAAGTCAATACTTTTTTTAATTGTCCTATTTACAAATATTTTCCTAAAGGTATACAAGAGCAAAACCCCCCTATATTCCCGCTGAAAGAGTTTACTTGTCAATGGTGAGTTTCGCGATTTTTGCAGCTTCCGAAAATTTTTGCAGGGCTTCTCTGACTTGCTCATCTTGCAGCACTTCCATTTGATAAAATTCTTTTGAGCTCCATAGATGCCGCGCGATCTCGCTTTTCATTCTT encodes:
- a CDS encoding MotA/TolQ/ExbB proton channel family protein, with the protein product MNFLDLFNDGGTFMWPILVCLIFGIAVSIERGWTLSRASVNTRKFLANIKKALNEGGIQEATDVCANTRGPVASIFHAGLLRVDRGIEHVEKAIMNAGSIEMAFLEKGLVWLATVISVAPMLGFLGTVWGMVEAFRAIAAANDISPSIVADGISTALLTTMFGLVVAIFIQIVNNYFISRIDQLIVDMEESSVDLVDTLIEMERGKKTAA